A single genomic interval of Rosistilla ulvae harbors:
- a CDS encoding efflux RND transporter permease subunit produces the protein MKQTPAPNAAQPQGASETNRQGWSNRLVHDKRSLILIVALVAVAGLSSVSILPRMEDPVLVKRAALVVTRLPGADASRVEALVTEKLEDRLREIEEIKEMRSQSRSGVSSISIELLDQVTESEIVWSKIRSKIEDSLPELPAQASRPEFDDLEVRAYARILSVVWDLDTPVDYAVLRRTAKRLQDALQGMPGTESVDRFGDPGEEILVQVDPQRAAALNLSAADIAAQLQRFDAKDAAGQMRGAGLDLSLEVGNQFDDLSDVGRADVRAADGRFVRLDQIADVSLATPQPMPRIGWHRERPAITLGVLIRPETRIDLWSLAADRVVDDFGSELPTGLSICRVMDQSGYVSARLESLLSNLAMGGIAVCAVILCLMGWRSAIVVASALPLTMLTVLFGMHILKIPVHQMSVTGLIIALGLLIDNAIVVADEIQVEMMHGLSPSDAVAKTVRKLAIPLLGSTLTTAFAFAPIVLMPGPAGEFVGSIAISVIMAIFASLFYSLTVISAFAALFIRAVDPKSKPHGVASFLQSGISPTWLIGGYRRLLTHLISHPRLAIGIAVVLPVAGFSVAPTLAEQFFPPADRDQFHIEVELATGVSIDDTQRVAKLIDETLADEAIQQIDWYFGESAPTFYYNVLANRRGTPNFGQAIIRVSEGVSVNAMIRRLQTSLDEKVPEARVLVRQLEQGPPFNAPVEVRIFGPDLLKLRELGEQVRAVLAGVPEVTHTMSLLSETLPKVRLQVDPQSAAIAGLSPSQISAQVQTNFDGQLAGSVIQETEELPVRVRVEDRSRTEMSGVRSMELAAVGEEGARMLPLRAVADWSLEPETGVIVRLDRRRMNEVSAFLTAGTLPASALAEFQKRFEASGFVLPHGYELAYGGEASKRDDAVGNLMASVGLLMVMMVATLVLSFGSFRLAAIIGCVGFLSIGLGLGSLWLFGFPFGFMAIIGTMGLIGIAINDSIVVLAALQEEHGKEPVGTEPIVETIVSCSRHVIATTLTTVAGFMPLIWAGGGFWPPLAVAIAGGVIGATLLALVFVPSAYRIVYCVTCSAASRAAQLPAAATDGEAEAIELAGIH, from the coding sequence ATGAAGCAAACGCCAGCTCCCAACGCCGCGCAGCCACAAGGTGCCAGCGAAACCAATCGCCAAGGTTGGTCCAATCGCTTGGTCCACGACAAACGTTCGTTGATCTTGATCGTTGCGTTGGTAGCGGTTGCAGGTTTGTCGAGCGTATCGATTTTGCCGCGGATGGAAGATCCGGTGCTGGTCAAGCGTGCCGCCCTTGTCGTCACGCGACTGCCCGGAGCCGACGCGTCGCGGGTCGAGGCGCTGGTGACCGAAAAGCTGGAAGACCGGCTGCGAGAAATCGAAGAGATCAAAGAGATGCGATCGCAGAGTCGTTCGGGAGTCTCGTCGATCTCGATCGAGCTGTTGGACCAGGTGACCGAATCGGAGATCGTGTGGTCGAAGATTCGCAGCAAAATCGAAGACAGTTTGCCCGAACTGCCGGCCCAAGCGTCGCGGCCCGAATTCGACGATCTGGAAGTCCGCGCGTACGCGCGGATCCTGTCGGTCGTCTGGGACCTCGACACGCCCGTCGACTATGCCGTCTTGAGGCGGACTGCCAAACGCTTGCAGGACGCTTTACAGGGGATGCCGGGAACCGAATCGGTCGACCGATTTGGCGATCCCGGCGAAGAGATCCTTGTGCAAGTCGATCCGCAGCGAGCTGCCGCACTGAACCTCTCCGCCGCCGACATCGCGGCGCAGCTGCAACGCTTTGATGCGAAAGACGCAGCCGGACAGATGCGTGGCGCCGGGCTAGACCTTTCGCTGGAGGTCGGCAACCAATTTGATGATCTATCGGATGTCGGTCGGGCCGATGTGCGGGCGGCTGACGGACGGTTCGTTCGACTGGATCAGATCGCCGACGTTTCGCTCGCCACGCCGCAACCGATGCCTCGCATCGGCTGGCACCGCGAGCGACCGGCGATCACGCTGGGCGTGCTAATTCGCCCAGAGACGCGGATCGATTTGTGGTCGCTTGCGGCCGATCGAGTGGTCGATGATTTTGGCAGCGAACTTCCGACGGGGCTATCGATCTGCCGAGTGATGGACCAGAGCGGGTATGTTTCGGCGCGGCTCGAGAGCCTGCTGAGCAACCTGGCGATGGGAGGCATCGCGGTCTGCGCGGTGATCCTGTGCCTGATGGGCTGGCGAAGCGCGATCGTCGTTGCCTCGGCGCTGCCGCTGACGATGTTGACCGTGCTGTTTGGAATGCACATTTTGAAGATCCCCGTCCACCAGATGTCGGTCACGGGCTTGATCATCGCACTGGGGCTGTTGATCGACAACGCGATCGTCGTCGCCGACGAGATTCAAGTCGAAATGATGCACGGGCTAAGCCCCAGCGATGCGGTCGCCAAGACGGTCCGCAAGCTGGCGATTCCGTTACTCGGGAGCACGTTGACGACAGCCTTTGCGTTTGCACCGATCGTATTGATGCCGGGACCAGCGGGAGAATTTGTCGGTTCGATCGCCATCAGCGTGATCATGGCGATCTTCGCTTCGCTGTTCTATTCGCTAACAGTGATCTCTGCATTTGCGGCCCTATTCATCCGCGCTGTCGATCCAAAATCGAAGCCGCACGGCGTGGCTAGCTTCTTGCAATCGGGCATCTCGCCAACGTGGTTGATCGGCGGATACCGACGCCTGCTGACGCACTTGATCTCCCATCCGCGGCTGGCGATCGGAATCGCGGTGGTCTTGCCGGTTGCCGGTTTCAGCGTCGCACCGACGCTGGCTGAACAGTTTTTCCCGCCGGCCGACCGCGACCAATTTCATATCGAAGTTGAACTGGCAACTGGCGTTTCGATCGACGACACCCAGCGGGTAGCTAAGTTAATCGATGAGACGCTCGCGGACGAAGCGATCCAACAGATCGATTGGTACTTCGGCGAGAGCGCGCCGACGTTTTATTACAACGTGCTGGCGAATCGCCGCGGGACGCCGAACTTTGGTCAAGCGATCATTCGCGTCTCCGAAGGGGTTTCGGTCAACGCGATGATCCGCCGACTGCAGACCTCGCTCGACGAAAAGGTTCCCGAGGCGCGGGTCTTGGTTCGGCAGCTGGAACAGGGACCGCCCTTTAACGCACCGGTGGAGGTGCGGATTTTCGGCCCCGATCTGCTGAAGCTGCGCGAACTGGGAGAACAGGTCCGCGCGGTCCTGGCGGGCGTGCCCGAAGTGACGCATACGATGAGCCTGTTGAGCGAGACGCTGCCCAAGGTGCGGTTGCAAGTCGATCCGCAATCGGCAGCGATCGCCGGACTGTCGCCGTCGCAGATCTCGGCTCAAGTGCAAACCAACTTCGACGGACAACTTGCCGGTTCGGTGATCCAAGAGACCGAAGAACTGCCGGTTCGCGTGCGCGTCGAAGATCGGTCGCGGACCGAGATGTCGGGCGTTCGATCGATGGAACTGGCCGCAGTCGGTGAGGAGGGGGCGCGGATGCTGCCGCTGCGAGCTGTCGCCGATTGGTCGCTGGAACCGGAGACGGGAGTGATCGTGCGATTGGATCGCCGGCGAATGAACGAGGTCAGCGCGTTCCTGACCGCAGGAACGCTACCGGCCAGCGCGCTGGCGGAGTTCCAAAAACGATTTGAGGCGAGCGGATTTGTTCTGCCTCACGGATACGAGCTGGCGTATGGCGGCGAAGCTTCGAAACGCGACGATGCGGTCGGCAACCTGATGGCCAGCGTCGGCTTGTTGATGGTGATGATGGTCGCCACGCTTGTCCTTTCGTTTGGATCGTTCCGCCTGGCGGCGATCATCGGCTGCGTCGGATTCCTATCGATCGGGCTGGGCCTGGGATCGCTGTGGCTGTTCGGGTTCCCGTTTGGCTTCATGGCGATCATCGGCACGATGGGGCTGATCGGAATCGCGATCAACGATTCGATTGTGGTCCTGGCGGCGTTGCAAGAAGAACATGGCAAAGAGCCGGTAGGAACCGAGCCGATCGTGGAGACGATTGTCAGCTGCAGCCGGCACGTTATCGCGACGACGCTGACGACCGTCGCCGGTTTCATGCCGCTGATCTGGGCTGGCGGCGGGTTCTGGCCACCGCTGGCGGTTGCCATCGCCGGCGGCGTGATCGGCGCGACGCTGCTGGCGTTGGTCTTTGTCCCGTCGGCGTACCGGATTGTCTACTGCGTCACCTGCAGTGCGGCCTCCCGCGCGGCGCAGTTGCCCGCAGCGGCGACCGACGGCGAGGCGGAAGCTATCGAACTCGCCGGCATTCATTAG
- a CDS encoding prepilin peptidase: protein MTYLLIVLVGVVLGAFINWAIYSWAWFPRAISPWSKADDRALPRTWTDRIPVFGWFGLRRETEIHGRIFWLRPMLIELLFGPMLAGLFWWEVIELGLLPSGAAAGMPPGMLVVTQQWMLIMYLGHALLMTLLMIATFIDFDEQTIPDAVTVTGTLLALTLHVIAAMMMPQIGSPLCLPWATEGGLAAVMFTAPAPIETKWLTPMGLIVGEAIFAAWCFALANRRWIMRKGFVKAIQFFAAGLVKYETMLLGRFRTKVWKLLVAIWLTGSVAIAAVYFGLGGSAWLALLSALVGVGLGGGQIWAVRVFAKLGLGKEAMGFGDVTLMAMVGGFLGWQAALFVFFLAPFTAIAIVLASWLLTGNRMLPFGPYLAAGAVLTVVFWDAIWNQWGSGVFILGPLIGAVLLLALVAMCALLFLFRVVEQKIFAQ from the coding sequence GTGACTTATCTCTTGATCGTTCTGGTCGGTGTCGTATTGGGAGCGTTCATTAACTGGGCGATCTATTCTTGGGCCTGGTTTCCGCGAGCGATCAGCCCGTGGAGCAAAGCCGACGACCGGGCGCTGCCGCGAACCTGGACCGATCGGATCCCAGTCTTCGGATGGTTCGGCTTGCGGCGGGAGACCGAGATCCACGGCCGAATCTTCTGGTTGCGGCCGATGCTGATCGAACTCCTCTTCGGACCGATGCTGGCGGGCCTATTTTGGTGGGAAGTTATCGAACTAGGGTTATTGCCATCGGGAGCCGCTGCGGGGATGCCGCCGGGAATGTTGGTGGTCACACAGCAGTGGATGCTGATCATGTATCTCGGCCACGCGCTGCTGATGACGTTGCTGATGATCGCGACCTTCATCGACTTCGACGAACAAACGATCCCCGACGCTGTCACGGTCACCGGCACGCTGCTGGCTCTGACGCTGCACGTGATCGCGGCGATGATGATGCCGCAGATCGGATCGCCACTCTGCTTACCCTGGGCAACCGAGGGCGGCTTGGCGGCGGTGATGTTCACAGCGCCGGCCCCCATCGAAACGAAATGGTTGACCCCAATGGGGCTGATCGTGGGTGAAGCGATCTTCGCGGCGTGGTGCTTCGCGCTTGCCAACCGCCGCTGGATCATGCGGAAAGGCTTCGTCAAAGCGATTCAATTTTTCGCCGCCGGGCTAGTGAAATACGAAACGATGCTGCTGGGTCGGTTCCGCACCAAGGTCTGGAAACTGCTGGTCGCGATCTGGTTGACTGGCAGCGTCGCGATCGCGGCTGTTTATTTTGGGCTGGGCGGCTCGGCTTGGCTGGCTCTACTGAGCGCTTTGGTCGGCGTCGGGCTTGGAGGTGGGCAGATCTGGGCGGTTCGCGTGTTTGCAAAACTTGGGCTAGGCAAAGAAGCGATGGGGTTTGGCGACGTTACGTTAATGGCGATGGTAGGAGGTTTTCTTGGTTGGCAAGCTGCGCTGTTTGTCTTTTTCCTGGCTCCCTTCACCGCGATCGCGATCGTCTTGGCCAGTTGGTTATTGACCGGCAATCGGATGCTTCCCTTCGGGCCCTACCTGGCCGCTGGGGCTGTATTAACCGTGGTTTTCTGGGACGCGATCTGGAATCAATGGGGTTCGGGCGTCTTCATTTTGGGGCCGCTAATCGGTGCGGTTCTGCTGCTTGCGTTGGTTGCGATGTGCGCGTTGCTGTTCCTATTTCGGGTCGTGGAGCAGAAGATCTTCGCACAGTAG
- a CDS encoding cytochrome c3 family protein, translating to MDRFLFPRWVNRFLMLMGALVAGGGAYAGVVFIGATDPGTLNTGYQPDQPIPFSHAIHAGQLRMDCRYCHNTVFDAALAAVPPTATCINCHSPADEAGQTALSAVHADSPKLKPLHQSWETGKSVGWKRVHNLPDFVYFNHAAHVNSGVSCVRCHGRVDKMDVVYQAKELSMAWCLDCHRGVDPADIRPVEFVTKLDWKSDEDPIALGEKLIKEKNIHPQTNCAVCHR from the coding sequence ATGGATCGTTTTCTATTTCCCCGCTGGGTGAATCGGTTCCTGATGCTAATGGGCGCGTTGGTCGCAGGCGGTGGTGCCTACGCTGGCGTGGTGTTCATTGGCGCTACCGATCCCGGAACGTTGAATACCGGATACCAACCCGATCAACCCATTCCATTTAGCCATGCGATACACGCAGGGCAATTGCGAATGGATTGCCGGTACTGTCACAACACGGTCTTCGATGCGGCTCTCGCAGCGGTACCGCCGACAGCGACTTGCATCAACTGCCACAGCCCAGCTGACGAAGCGGGACAGACGGCGTTGTCGGCAGTTCACGCCGACAGCCCCAAGCTGAAACCGTTGCACCAGAGTTGGGAGACGGGCAAAAGCGTCGGCTGGAAACGCGTCCACAACCTGCCCGACTTCGTGTATTTCAATCACGCTGCCCACGTGAACTCCGGCGTCAGTTGCGTTCGATGTCACGGCCGCGTCGACAAAATGGATGTTGTCTATCAGGCAAAAGAACTTTCGATGGCATGGTGCTTGGACTGCCATCGCGGTGTCGATCCGGCGGACATCCGTCCCGTCGAATTCGTCACCAAGTTGGATTGGAAATCGGATGAGGATCCGATCGCCTTGGGCGAAAAGCTGATTAAAGAAAAGAACATTCACCCTCAGACCAATTGCGCTGTATGTCATCGATGA
- a CDS encoding TAT-variant-translocated molybdopterin oxidoreductase: protein MSETTEPKPRSRYWRSLNEIKQTPDFEQFMHREFPVGASEFPEGVSRRRWMKLMGASIALGTLSASGCRYAEETIAPFVIRPDGRVPGEPHFTATNIEWAGRVYNLLITGVDGRPIKVEANAQHPSPGVGTDPFIQASILQLYDPDRMDGVISRAKGMRNPGVDDWDTFTAAVDNAIGVKGFGAVRDGLARNDGKGFGILMPPTQSPSVVRLLTELQTKFPAITIGRYDAVRGDAMSQATEKAIGRVGKPILDLTAAKVICSIDADILGTDHGFIANAAGFADGRSPEVGKMNRLYSIESSFSNTGMAADTRYSLQPSQMPAFIAALEKQIDVALGGEASEQVAESEVGFDKLPPAEKLTRLIQVMANDLVASKGKALVVVGDHLGPETLAASIRLNNKLGSLGKTIRFAEPIDSKLKTVGLADFVAKLNSGDIASVVVLGGNPVFTSTGDIDVAAALAKASASVYVGEYDDETAVACQWVLPQAHPFESWGDCQTDDGFYGVTQPQILPLLNGKTIVEYLSWFLGEDNPDAEAIVRKTADAAAGESLSNRQWRKLLHDGFEASIKAELPAASYSGGDEPLTDAAVVPTSEYEAEGVDVVISVADGIYDGRFANNAWLQEMPQSVTKLTWDNAALMSPATAKKIGVSQNKMVALGEGDSAIELPVYELPGAAAGVVTVAMGYGRRRAGAVGGNDDLGTAPVGFDVASLRTSSNPLMAAGVTARPRSTTYELSTTQDHFAIDELGFNETVDRSHRLVREGTIEKLEKDPEFVKHMGVHSPALKSLWTEPLETIENDGIQRPQWGMSIDLNRCVGCNACVVACQSENNIPIVGKEQVAMGREMHWIRVDRYFSGDPEDVDESPQIVQQPVTCQHCETAPCEQVCPVAATVHTEEGINAMAYNRCIGTRYCANNCPYKVRRFNYFNFNEDVGTGYGIDAFPDKIENANRKLQQLVLNPDVSVRGRGVMEKCTYCIQRVERGKIEARKDGGRPIQDGDVVTACQQACPSKAIEFGNLVDQESAVSLAHKDNRAYYMLDHLNVKPRTAYLARIRNTHHLLMTQDQLDHLAAESHGHGDHDAHGHDDAGHGEEAGHGHGHEEKAEAKKSAMLPVLGDVARV from the coding sequence ATGAGCGAGACAACCGAACCAAAACCTCGTAGTCGCTATTGGCGTAGCTTGAACGAAATCAAGCAGACGCCCGATTTCGAGCAGTTTATGCACCGCGAGTTCCCCGTGGGCGCTTCCGAGTTTCCCGAGGGTGTTTCGCGCCGTCGCTGGATGAAGCTGATGGGTGCGTCGATCGCCCTGGGCACGCTCAGCGCAAGTGGATGCCGTTACGCTGAAGAGACGATCGCACCCTTTGTGATCCGTCCCGATGGACGTGTCCCCGGCGAACCGCACTTCACGGCAACAAACATCGAATGGGCTGGCCGCGTCTATAACCTTTTGATCACCGGCGTCGATGGACGTCCGATCAAGGTGGAAGCCAACGCGCAGCACCCATCGCCAGGCGTCGGTACCGACCCGTTCATCCAAGCGTCGATCCTGCAGTTGTACGATCCCGACCGCATGGACGGCGTTATCTCGCGAGCCAAGGGGATGCGAAATCCTGGCGTCGACGACTGGGACACGTTCACTGCGGCTGTCGATAACGCGATCGGCGTGAAGGGTTTTGGCGCCGTCCGCGACGGACTGGCTCGCAACGACGGCAAGGGCTTCGGCATCCTGATGCCGCCGACGCAATCCCCTTCGGTCGTCCGTTTGCTGACCGAACTGCAGACCAAGTTCCCCGCGATCACGATCGGTCGCTACGACGCAGTGCGTGGCGACGCGATGTCGCAAGCTACCGAAAAAGCAATCGGTCGCGTCGGCAAACCGATCCTCGACCTCACCGCTGCAAAAGTCATCTGCAGCATCGATGCCGACATCCTCGGAACCGATCACGGCTTCATCGCCAACGCCGCCGGATTTGCCGATGGCCGATCGCCCGAAGTTGGCAAGATGAACCGCTTGTATTCGATTGAATCGAGCTTCTCCAACACCGGCATGGCAGCCGACACGCGTTATTCGCTGCAACCTTCGCAGATGCCCGCCTTCATCGCCGCTCTGGAAAAACAGATCGACGTGGCACTTGGTGGTGAGGCAAGCGAACAGGTCGCCGAATCGGAAGTCGGTTTCGACAAACTGCCGCCAGCTGAAAAGCTGACGCGTTTGATCCAAGTCATGGCCAACGATCTGGTCGCCAGCAAGGGTAAGGCTTTGGTCGTCGTCGGCGATCACCTGGGGCCTGAAACCCTTGCCGCCAGCATCCGCTTGAACAATAAACTCGGAAGCCTCGGCAAGACGATCCGCTTTGCCGAACCGATCGACAGCAAACTGAAGACCGTTGGCCTGGCTGACTTTGTCGCCAAGCTGAACTCGGGCGATATCGCATCGGTCGTCGTTTTGGGCGGCAACCCCGTCTTCACCTCCACCGGCGACATCGACGTTGCCGCGGCACTTGCCAAGGCGTCGGCGAGCGTTTACGTCGGTGAATACGACGACGAAACCGCTGTCGCTTGCCAATGGGTGCTGCCACAAGCTCATCCGTTCGAAAGCTGGGGCGATTGCCAAACCGACGACGGTTTCTACGGTGTCACTCAACCGCAGATCCTGCCGCTGTTGAACGGCAAAACGATCGTGGAATACCTGTCTTGGTTCCTCGGCGAAGACAACCCCGATGCCGAAGCGATCGTTCGCAAGACGGCTGATGCCGCCGCGGGTGAATCGCTCAGCAACCGCCAATGGCGCAAATTGTTGCACGATGGATTCGAAGCATCGATCAAAGCGGAGTTGCCAGCGGCATCTTATAGCGGCGGTGACGAACCGTTGACCGACGCTGCCGTTGTGCCGACCAGCGAATACGAAGCCGAAGGTGTCGACGTGGTGATCTCGGTCGCCGACGGCATCTACGATGGCCGCTTCGCCAACAACGCTTGGCTGCAAGAGATGCCTCAATCGGTGACCAAGTTGACTTGGGATAACGCCGCGTTGATGTCGCCAGCAACCGCCAAGAAAATCGGCGTCAGCCAAAACAAGATGGTCGCGTTGGGCGAAGGGGACTCGGCGATCGAGTTGCCTGTTTACGAACTGCCTGGTGCCGCAGCCGGTGTCGTTACCGTTGCGATGGGCTACGGCCGCCGTCGCGCCGGTGCCGTCGGTGGCAACGATGACCTTGGTACCGCTCCTGTTGGATTCGACGTTGCATCGCTGCGAACCAGCAGCAATCCGTTGATGGCAGCTGGCGTTACCGCCCGCCCACGCTCGACGACCTACGAACTGTCGACGACTCAAGATCACTTTGCGATCGACGAACTCGGCTTCAACGAAACCGTTGACCGCAGCCACCGTCTGGTCCGCGAAGGAACGATCGAAAAGCTCGAAAAGGATCCCGAGTTCGTCAAACACATGGGTGTTCACAGCCCGGCGCTCAAGTCGCTGTGGACCGAACCGTTGGAGACGATCGAAAACGACGGAATCCAACGTCCTCAGTGGGGCATGTCGATCGACCTGAATCGCTGCGTCGGCTGTAACGCCTGCGTTGTCGCTTGCCAATCGGAAAACAACATTCCGATCGTCGGCAAGGAACAGGTCGCGATGGGCCGCGAAATGCATTGGATTCGCGTCGACCGCTACTTCAGTGGCGATCCCGAAGACGTCGACGAATCGCCGCAGATCGTTCAACAACCTGTCACTTGCCAACACTGCGAAACCGCACCGTGCGAACAGGTTTGTCCCGTTGCTGCGACCGTGCACACCGAAGAAGGCATCAATGCGATGGCTTACAACCGGTGTATCGGAACGCGTTACTGTGCGAACAACTGTCCCTACAAAGTACGCCGCTTCAACTACTTCAACTTCAACGAAGACGTCGGCACCGGCTACGGCATCGATGCGTTCCCCGACAAGATCGAGAACGCCAATCGCAAGCTGCAGCAACTGGTCCTCAACCCCGACGTCAGCGTTCGCGGTCGTGGTGTGATGGAGAAGTGCACCTACTGCATCCAACGCGTCGAACGCGGCAAGATCGAAGCTCGCAAAGACGGCGGACGACCGATCCAAGACGGCGACGTGGTTACTGCGTGCCAACAAGCTTGCCCAAGCAAGGCGATCGAATTTGGTAACTTGGTCGACCAAGAATCGGCGGTCTCGCTGGCTCATAAGGACAACCGAGCCTACTACATGCTGGACCACTTGAACGTCAAACCGCGAACCGCCTACCTGGCTCGCATCCGTAACACGCATCACCTGTTGATGACCCAGGACCAACTGGATCACTTGGCGGCTGAATCGCACGGCCATGGCGATCACGACGCCCACGGCCATGATGATGCGGGACACGGCGAAGAAGCTGGTCACGGCCACGGACACGAAGAGAAGGCCGAAGCAAAGAAGTCGGCGATGCTACCCGTATTGGGCGATGTCGCTCGCGTTTAG
- the nrfD gene encoding NrfD/PsrC family molybdoenzyme membrane anchor subunit, with product MAIAVPNKLDNTLEQPDQRAPLVLGDSTTYHTITESVSTIAERMPSKAWIVAFLISSHVAAFFGLLIAYLLYTGVGVWGNRSPVFWGWPIVNFVFWVGIGHAGTLISAILFLFRQDWRTSINRAAEAMTIFAVVCAGTFPGIHVGRAWLAYWLFPYPSLNLWMWPQFRSPLLWDVFAVSTYATVSLLFWYMGMVPDLATFRDRSKNKFRRFVYGVLSLGWSGSARHWHRYEKAYALLAALAAPLVLSVHTIVSFDFAVSQVPGWHTTIFPPYFVAGAVFSGFAMVVTLLVPCRSMFKLENLITIRHLENMNKIILATGSIVGLAYGTEFFIAWYGQVPAEKFAFINRAFGPYWWAYWIMVTCNVISPQLFWFRFFRTNLVAMVIVCIFVNIGMWFERFVIVVSSLSRDYLPSAWGYFSPTWVDIGMLIGSFGLFFTLFLLFCRFLPIIAMSEVKAVLAHQLHVKHAHHDDKH from the coding sequence ATGGCGATTGCCGTTCCCAACAAACTCGACAATACCTTGGAACAACCCGACCAACGCGCTCCGTTGGTGCTGGGGGATTCGACGACGTATCACACGATTACCGAATCGGTATCGACGATCGCCGAGCGGATGCCAAGTAAAGCCTGGATCGTGGCGTTCTTGATCTCCTCGCACGTCGCAGCATTTTTTGGGCTGTTGATCGCCTACCTGCTGTACACCGGTGTGGGTGTTTGGGGTAACCGCTCTCCAGTTTTCTGGGGCTGGCCGATTGTGAACTTCGTGTTCTGGGTCGGTATCGGTCACGCCGGTACTTTGATCAGCGCGATTCTGTTCCTGTTCCGCCAGGATTGGCGAACGAGTATCAACCGCGCGGCCGAGGCGATGACGATTTTCGCCGTCGTTTGTGCCGGTACCTTCCCGGGTATCCACGTTGGTCGTGCCTGGTTGGCCTACTGGTTGTTCCCGTACCCGAGTTTGAACCTCTGGATGTGGCCACAATTCCGCAGCCCGCTGTTGTGGGACGTTTTTGCGGTCAGTACCTACGCGACGGTTTCGCTGTTGTTCTGGTACATGGGCATGGTTCCCGATCTAGCGACCTTCCGCGATCGATCGAAAAACAAATTCCGTCGCTTTGTCTACGGCGTCCTGTCGCTGGGATGGAGCGGTTCGGCTCGCCACTGGCACCGTTATGAAAAGGCGTACGCGTTGCTGGCCGCACTGGCTGCTCCGCTGGTCCTTTCGGTACACACGATCGTTTCGTTTGACTTTGCGGTCAGCCAAGTTCCTGGCTGGCACACGACGATCTTCCCACCGTACTTTGTTGCCGGTGCTGTCTTCAGCGGATTTGCGATGGTGGTCACGCTGCTGGTCCCCTGCCGCAGCATGTTCAAGTTGGAAAACTTGATCACGATCCGCCACCTTGAAAACATGAACAAGATCATCCTGGCGACCGGATCGATCGTTGGTTTGGCCTACGGTACCGAGTTCTTCATCGCTTGGTATGGTCAGGTTCCGGCCGAGAAGTTCGCCTTTATCAACCGTGCTTTCGGACCGTACTGGTGGGCATATTGGATCATGGTTACGTGTAACGTGATCAGCCCCCAACTGTTCTGGTTCCGTTTCTTCCGAACCAACCTCGTCGCGATGGTGATCGTTTGCATCTTCGTTAACATCGGGATGTGGTTCGAACGTTTTGTGATCGTGGTCAGTTCGCTGTCACGAGATTATCTGCCCAGTGCCTGGGGATATTTCTCGCCGACGTGGGTCGACATCGGAATGCTGATCGGCAGCTTCGGGCTGTTCTTCACTCTGTTCCTGTTGTTCTGCCGGTTCCTGCCAATCATCGCGATGAGCGAAGTCAAAGCAGTCCTGGCTCACCAGTTGCACGTCAAACATGCACACCACGACGACAAGCACTAA